A segment of the Camarhynchus parvulus unplaced genomic scaffold, STF_HiC, whole genome shotgun sequence genome:
ggaatttttccctctcaaagGAACTTTTCATTGCAGACCTTCCCAGCCCCGCCCTcgtcccaaaaaatccccaaaaaaatcccaaaaaaatccccaaaaatccccaaaaatccccccaaaaatccccaaaaaaatccccaaaaatccccaaaaaagaaaatccccaaaaaacccccaaaaaatccccaaaaatccccaaaaatccccaaaaaatccccaaaaaaatcccaaaaaaacccccaaaaatcccccaaaaaatcccaaaaaaatccccaaaaatcccccaaaaaatcccaaaaaatcccaaaattgtccagcagccccagcccatccccCTCCCCCTGAATATTCCTGCGTTTTGCacttttattcccatttttggggtttttttttccccctttttttccctttttttcctccttttctccctttttttcaccgtttttttttccctttccccacattcttctttctttattccaatttctttcccttcccccctttttcttcccttttttccccctttttcccccctttttcccattttttcccattttttccccttttttttcctcttttttcccccttttttcccttttttccctcttttttccccattttccccccttcccttttttcccagtttatttCCCTTTATTCCCACTTGGAATTTTGATGGTAAAACCTTTGAAAAACCGGGAAAATTCGGAGTTAAAAATCCTcggaaaatgcaatttttcacGGGCAACCTCTGAGGGGAGCGGGGGGCGTGGCCACATGGGGCGTGCCCATCGCTCATTCCCATATATGGCCACAAAGTGGGCGTGGCCTCACATCTCCAATTCCCATATATGGCTCTGTGGGCGCGGCTAAACCTCATTCCCATATATGGCTACAACACTGGGCGCGGCTTCACCGCCCACTCCCATATATGGCATTTGTAGGCGTGGTCGCGGCGCTCATTGACCAATCAGCGCGCGCGTAGGCGTGGCCAGCGTGCGGCGCCTGAGGGAGAAGGGCGTGGCTGCCGTGAGGGCtgcccaagatggcggcgcggCCGtggccgccgctgctgctgccgccgctgctgctgctgctgctggcggggccggagcggggcccggGCGGCTCCTCCGGGCGGCTCCGCCTGGGGCtggggcccggcccggccctcgGGTATTTCCCCGAGGAGCGCTGGAACCCGGAGTCGCCGCTGCGGCCGCCGCGCGTGGCCGTGGCGCTGCTGGCGCGGAACGCGGCCCACGCGCTGCCGCTGGTGCTGGGGGGGCTCGAGAGGCTGCGGCACCCCAAGGACAGGATGGCGCTGTGGTGggtctggggacactggggacagcggggacactggggggggtggggacagtggggacactggggacactggggggtgTGGGgaccatggggacagtggggacattggggacactgggggggctggggacatgggggggctatggggacattggggacactgtgggggcatggggacactgggggacattggggacactggggacactgggggcattggggacattggggggcatggggacactggggggtctggggacattggggggtctggggacagtggggacactgggggaatATGGCACCCCATGGACAGGATGGCGCTGTGGTCatctggggacattggggacaatggggacacttgaggggctgtggggacattggggacattgtggggaccTGTGTGAGTGAGGGGAGTGTGGGGAACACAGTGTGTGACACTGACCCTGTATGACCCCGTGTGACCTCGTGTGACCCCTCAGGGTGGCCGCTGACCACAGCGTGGACACCTTGGGCGTGTGTGACCTGGCTGTGACACCCCCGTGTGACCCTGTatgacccctgtgtgaccctgtATGACCCTGTATGACCCCGTGTGACCCCGAGTGACCCCGTGTGACCCCTCAGGGTGGCCGCTGACCACAGCGTGGGCACCTCTGGCTGCGTGTGTGACCCTGGCTGTGACacccctgtgtgaccctgtATGACCCTGTGTGACCCTGTATGACCCTGTGTGACCCTGTATGACCCTGTATGACCCTCAGGTGGATGACCCCGTGGGACCTCGTGTGTGACCCTGGCTGTGACCCTGTTGTGACCCCGTATGACCCTGTGTGACCCTGTGTGACCCCGTGTGACCCTGTATGACCCTGTATGACCCCGTGTGACCCCGTGTGACCCCTGTatgacccctgtgtgaccctgtATGACCCTGTATGACCCCGtgtgaccctgagtgaccccgTGTGACCCCTGTATGACCCCGAGTGACCCCGTGTGACCCCTCAGGGTGGCCGCTGACCACAGCATGgacacctctgtgtgtgtgtgaccctggctgtgacacccctgtgtgaccctgtATGACCCTGTATGACCCTGTGTGACCCTGTGTGACCCTGTatgacccctgtgtgaccctgtgTGACCTTGTATGACCCCGTGTGACCCCGAGTGACCCCGTGTGACCCCTCAGGGTGGCCGCTGACCACAGCATGGACACCTCTGGCTGCATGTGTGACCCTGTGTGACCcccctgtgtgaccctgtgTGAACcccctgtgtgaccctgtgTGACCTTGTATGACCCTGTGTGAGCCTGTGGGACCCCTGGGTGGCCCCGTGTGACCCCTCAGGGGGCTGTCATTGACTTTCGGGAGGCACAGATACATTTTGGGCCGCTGCTGGCGAGTTTTTGGGCGGCGTCTGGCGCACATTGCGGGCTCTGGAGGCACCATTTTGGGGGCTCACGAACCATGGGTTCTGGGGGGCTCTGATGCACTTCTGGGGGGCTCTGACACCTTTTGGGGGGCTCGGGCACCTCTGGGGGGGCTGTCATTCATTTTTGGGAGGCTCAGATACATTTTTGGGGCCTTGTGCAATTTTTGAGGGGCTCTGACACCTTTTGGGGGGGCTGTCATtcattttggggggctcagaaCCATGCacatttttggggggctctgacACATTTTTGGGGGACTCTGATGCATTCTGAGGGGGCTCAGATACATTTTTGGGGCCTTGTGCAATTTTTAGGGGGCTCTGACACGTTTTGGTGGGCTCAGACACATTTTGGGGGCTCAGACACATTTTTGGGGGCTCAGACACATTTCTGGGGGGCCTCTGACACATTTTGGGAGGCTCAGAACCATTTTTGGGGGcttgggcaatttttggggggctctgacACCTTTTGGGGGGACTCTGAcacatttttggggtctcagacacattttgggggtctcagaaccatttttggggggctctgatGCATTCTGAGGGGGCTCAGAtgcattt
Coding sequences within it:
- the LOC115916904 gene encoding procollagen galactosyltransferase 1-like; translated protein: MAARPWPPLLLPPLLLLLLAGPERGPGGSSGRLRLGLGPGPALGYFPEERWNPESPLRPPRVAVALLARNAAHALPLVLGGLERLRHPKDRMALWVAADHSVDTLGVCDLAVTPPCDPVDDPVGPRV